The Candidatus Sericytochromatia bacterium nucleotide sequence GCAGGGGGAATTCGTACCGTGACATCCCAGCGCATGGGGGGCAAGGCTCTCCCCACCAGGGCGGCGACTCGCCGGGCGGCCTGCAGGGAAAGGTGGTCTGATTCGACGGACAACGCGCTGGCCCAGGGCCCCGTGTGAACCACGTGTTCACGTTCCGCGTGGCTCAGATGGAGGTCATTGTACAGCGGAAGGGCCAGCCCCAGCACGTCGAAACCGGGGCCCAAGTTGGCGCTGGTGGCGGGGACTCGGACGTTCACCAGCGTACCAGGGTGCCGCGCGTGTCCGTGTGGACGAAGTAACCGTGAGCCCCATTGGGCGGATAAATGGCCGCGCCTCCCGTCAGGTCCGTCTCGCGGTCGAGTTTGGTCACGGCGGCCAATAAGATGCGGGCATCATTCCCATCGGTGCGGCCATTGCGGTCAAAGTCTTGGACAATCATGTCCACCGCGTCGCCATATGTGTGGCGGCTGAGGCCCGTCACGTTCCCGATCGCCCGGTTGAGCCAGGGGGAACGGTACGCGCTCATCAAGGGAATCTTCCCTGCTCGGTGCCCCTGAGAGGCCAGCACGTCGACCAGGCGTTCGAGCTTCTCCACCAGTCTCGGGTCCAAAAACAGGTACTTGCGTCCGCCCACGGCGGTGTCCTTGCCCTGGAAGTCCGCCAGCGTGTAATGGCGGCTGACCGGGGTCAGCGCGGTGGCGTGGTCCAGTTCAATGAACCCCGCTGGCACGCGATAGGCGTCCTCGCGCTGGGCACGGCTGGCGGTCTGATATTGCCGGGTGTGAGCCCCTCGCGGATAGTGACCTATCGGATAGCCATTGAGACTGCCGGCTCGCACCTGACCGAGTGGCACGGAGACAAAGGCCGTCAGCACACGCTGCACCGGTCGGCCTGCCAGGAGCCCGTGGGCACGTAACTGGTAGGCGCCCGCCTGCAGCGGGGCCTGCCAGACGGCCAGACGCTCGGCGTAAGCGACCGTGCCTGCCTGGGCCCGCCACGTGACGGCAGCGGACGCCTCACCCGGCGCTGGTGCCAGGGGCAGTCGCCCGCCGGGGGGCACGACCACGAAATCCGTCCAGTTCGAGAGGTCGCGCAGCTTGAGTCGCGTGGCTGCCTGCGCGGGTGGCGCGAAGTGAACCTCTTCGGCTCCTTTTCGCTCCATCGCTGGAAATGTGGGGGGCTTTTCTGCCTCCTGGGCACTCGCTCCAGGCGCCAAGGGCACGAGAGCCAGCCAAGCAGTGGTCGCGATATACCTGAAAAGCGTCATGGTGGCTTGTGGAAGACGGAGGGAGAGAGGAGTCAATGGGTAACAGAAGACCGGGCGTTATTGTAAACCTGGCAGCCAAGCGTCGCAATAACGGGATGCCGACCCGTCAAGAAACTTAACAAACGCACCTGGCCAGCGGTGACCGATACCCCAGCGAAAGCTTGAACTGGCTTTACGATCGGGGGGCGAGGGGCTATACTGGCCGGGCCTGGTTGGCATCCCGTTCAGCCTCAGCCTGTCAGGCGGCGTGGGCCGCCCGGCAGCGGCAAAAAGGGGATTCCTGGCATGCGACTTCCTGGTGGCGCGTTCTCTTCGTCGGCTTGGCGCACGGGGCTGGTCGGATTATGTCTGAGTTGGCCCCACGCGGCCCTTGCCCAGGCGGCTCAGGCGCCTGCAGCTCAGCCCTTTGAAATGGGGACGTTGTCGTCGGTCGCCACCCTGGAAGACGCCTCCGCCCTGGCCGTCAACCCTGCGGCCCTCTCGTTTCAGCGTAGTTCAGAGCTGTTTCTCAGTCGCTCGCTGAACGGTCTGGACCAGACCCATCTGTTCCTGACGGGGGGCGGTGGGGGGCTCTCCTGGCAGCAGTGGCGTTCTCCAGGCAATCGTCTCTTGAACTTGTTCAGTTTCGCGGCCAGCTCCGAACTCGGAGGGGGCTTGGCGTTGGGAGGCCGGTTCGGCTACTTGCAGTTCCTTGATGGTCTCGGGGGGAGCAGTCCAGACCTGGCCTTGTCCCTGTTGTACCGTCCAGCCAGCTGGCTGTCGGCGGGCCTTTCGGTTCATCACCTCAATCAGCCTCTGGTGGCCGGGACAACGGGCAATGGCTCGGTGCAGCCCCGCCTCTATCGCCCTGGCCTGGGAATTCGCCCCTGGACTGATCGGCTGACGCTCTCGGTGGATGCCGCCTGGGCTGAGGGAACGCCGCTCGAGTCCGCGACTCCCTGGTTTGGACTGCAAGTGGAGCCGTGGCCCGGTCTGACCTTGCGGGCGGTGGCGGATACCCGTCTGAATGCCAGCTTGGGGGCGGGACTCCAGTTCGGGGCTCTGGGAACCG carries:
- a CDS encoding D-Ala-D-Ala carboxypeptidase family metallohydrolase; the encoded protein is MERKGAEEVHFAPPAQAATRLKLRDLSNWTDFVVVPPGGRLPLAPAPGEASAAVTWRAQAGTVAYAERLAVWQAPLQAGAYQLRAHGLLAGRPVQRVLTAFVSVPLGQVRAGSLNGYPIGHYPRGAHTRQYQTASRAQREDAYRVPAGFIELDHATALTPVSRHYTLADFQGKDTAVGGRKYLFLDPRLVEKLERLVDVLASQGHRAGKIPLMSAYRSPWLNRAIGNVTGLSRHTYGDAVDMIVQDFDRNGRTDGNDARILLAAVTKLDRETDLTGGAAIYPPNGAHGYFVHTDTRGTLVRW